From one Halosimplex rubrum genomic stretch:
- a CDS encoding universal stress protein: protein MRAIYATDLSAASEAAIENETCLECLERIGVETVHLVTVVPSNVHPGMPGMDLEGRRERALDRYRSVMEAAGFDIETHVVRGTPHRRINGIAETVHADLTIVGSRGQSPLANRVIGSTARNLARTTVVPLLVNRVERGDEQPEVLREHLFQRVLYATDFSENAERAFDAFSYLRHATQEATLVHVESPKDRGETGPEERLADLAETLDGWDIETAIEVRRGDPAEEILDIETAVTPTTTLVGSRGQSRIRRLMLGSVSEDLVARAKGNVYLVPPPRTA, encoded by the coding sequence ATGAGGGCGATCTACGCGACGGACCTCTCTGCGGCGAGCGAGGCGGCCATCGAGAACGAGACCTGCCTGGAGTGTCTCGAACGGATCGGCGTCGAGACGGTCCACCTGGTCACGGTCGTCCCGTCGAACGTCCACCCCGGGATGCCGGGGATGGATCTGGAAGGGCGCCGTGAGCGCGCGCTCGACCGCTACCGCAGCGTGATGGAGGCGGCGGGCTTCGACATCGAGACCCACGTCGTCCGGGGGACGCCCCACCGGCGCATCAACGGCATCGCGGAGACGGTTCACGCCGACCTGACGATCGTCGGTTCCCGGGGACAGAGCCCGCTCGCCAACCGCGTGATCGGGTCGACTGCCCGAAACCTCGCGCGGACGACCGTCGTGCCGCTCCTGGTCAACCGCGTCGAACGCGGGGACGAACAGCCGGAGGTGCTCCGCGAGCACCTGTTCCAGCGAGTTCTCTACGCCACCGACTTCTCCGAGAACGCCGAGCGAGCGTTCGACGCGTTCTCGTATCTCCGTCACGCGACCCAGGAGGCGACGCTCGTACACGTCGAGTCGCCGAAAGACCGCGGTGAGACTGGCCCGGAGGAGCGGCTCGCCGACCTCGCGGAGACGCTGGACGGCTGGGATATCGAGACGGCGATCGAGGTCCGCCGGGGCGACCCCGCCGAGGAGATCCTCGACATCGAGACGGCGGTGACGCCGACCACGACGCTGGTCGGCTCGCGCGGGCAGAGTCGGATCCGCCGACTGATGCTCGGGAGCGTCTCCGAGGACTTAGTCGCTCGGGCGAAGGGGAACGTCTACCTGGTCCCGCCGCCCCGCACGGCCTGA